CAGTACGAGACACTTTTCGCACCCCATTTAAAGACTGATTCAGGTATTCCTCTCCCCGAAATATAGACAATTGTGTGTGGCAAGCTCGTTTTATTTTGTACCTAACATCTTTATAAAGATGGAGTAACTGgttagttttttctttcttaaatcgCTGTGCTCATAACTAACTCTGTTCTTGATGTTTCAGAAACAGACATGCATCGCGATTGTCCTCTCGACTGCAAGGTCTATGTTGGAAATCTGGGCAACAATGGAAACAAGACTGAATTGGAGAGGGCGTTTGGCTACTACGGTCCTCTCCGCAGCGTTTGGGTGGCCAGGAACCCCCCAGGCTTTGCCTTTGTAGAGTTTGAAGATCCTCGAGACGCAACCGATGCAGTGCGCGAACTTGATGGAAGGTGGGTGGCTGCATAGCATTTTTTGAGATCCAGCAAACAAAAGCATGGAAACAGGTTCGTCTTGCTACACCCTCGGTGACACTGATTGTTTTACAGGACATTGTGTGGATGCCGAGTGCGGGTGGAGCTGTCGAATGGTGAAAAGCGTAGCCGCACCCGTGGTGCTCCCCCCTCATGGAGCAGGCGTCCTCGAGACCGAGACGACTACAGGCGTCGAAGCCCACCTCCCAGGCGAAGGTGACCCGCATGTTATTATTTGATGATGGCCATCGGGGATAACAACTGTACTCTTATCCCTCTTCTGCTTATTCATTGACCTCTCTTGCCCATGGTATTTTTCCTGATAATTGCTTGTGGTCTTCCAGTTTAGGCATTTTTAGAGTTTGTGATTTCTCTCTTGCTGATTATACATTGGTTAGTGTTCCACTATCTTAAGGCTTCCAGTTTCATCTTCATTGACATTAGTCATTGGGTGCAAGGAACCAAACAGGCTTTCAAAATCAAATATTTATATGACTCATGACTAGGACTTTTCTGTGGCTTCATAGGGATGATATTCTATTGCAAAAACACTGTAAAGGCATCTCTATTGTATTTAACTGTTAAGTATGGCATGCAAGACATAATAGTTGCTCTAGGCATCAGTGCTGCTTTGAAATGCACATTCTTTTGTGCtcacacaagcattcaatcttGAGCTGCTTTACAGTGGCAAAAATAGCAATGTGAAACAGGTTTAGACAGTGCTTTGTTCGGAAAAAGAATA
The Odontesthes bonariensis isolate fOdoBon6 chromosome 3, fOdoBon6.hap1, whole genome shotgun sequence DNA segment above includes these coding regions:
- the srsf3b gene encoding serine/arginine-rich splicing factor 3b — translated: MHRDCPLDCKVYVGNLGNNGNKTELERAFGYYGPLRSVWVARNPPGFAFVEFEDPRDATDAVRELDGRTLCGCRVRVELSNGEKRSRTRGAPPSWSRRPRDRDDYRRRSPPPRRRSPRRRSFSRSRSRSFSRDRRRERSLSRDRNHKPSRSFSRSRSRSRSNDRK